One region of Microcoleus sp. FACHB-68 genomic DNA includes:
- a CDS encoding XdhC/CoxI family protein: MKELHDIKAALEQVKDPTKKLALATLVKVEGSTYRRPGARMLMSADGLIVGAISGGCLESDVFEKAQQVMNTGSPCVVKYDSTSEEDLIWGLGLGCQGIAYVLIESLPVNEPNQFSFLHKCLDARFESAIATVFNIEGESKSQIGDRLLLNSDIINHISDEELAAAVLKDTQAALQHKTSVGKQYQLIGGKVEVFIQVIQPPLSLVILGAGYDVLPVVRFGKQLGWHITVVDNRQREASRKRFQEADRVKFCSPQDVLKNIEIDERTVAVVMTHNYLDDLELLRVLLPSGLKYLGVLGPKKRTARLLQELQQEGVIPTPQQQQNLYSPVGLDIGADNSEEIALAIIAEIQAVAAKHQGGFLRNRTVPIHASINSQ, encoded by the coding sequence ATGAAAGAACTACACGATATTAAGGCTGCTTTAGAGCAAGTAAAAGACCCCACGAAAAAGCTAGCCTTGGCAACTTTAGTTAAAGTGGAAGGTTCAACTTATCGCCGGCCTGGTGCGCGAATGTTGATGAGTGCAGATGGCTTGATAGTAGGTGCAATTAGCGGTGGCTGTTTGGAAAGTGATGTATTTGAGAAAGCACAGCAGGTAATGAACACTGGTAGTCCTTGTGTGGTTAAGTATGACTCCACCTCCGAGGAAGATTTAATTTGGGGACTGGGGCTTGGCTGTCAAGGCATTGCTTATGTTTTGATTGAATCGTTGCCAGTAAACGAGCCGAACCAATTTAGTTTTCTCCACAAATGCCTTGATGCTCGGTTTGAGAGTGCTATTGCAACTGTATTTAATATAGAGGGTGAAAGCAAATCTCAAATAGGCGATCGCTTGCTACTAAATTCAGATATCATCAATCACATCAGCGATGAGGAATTAGCAGCAGCGGTTTTAAAGGATACACAAGCAGCACTTCAACACAAAACCTCGGTAGGGAAACAATATCAGTTAATAGGCGGGAAAGTTGAAGTTTTTATTCAAGTCATTCAGCCGCCACTGTCGCTGGTAATTTTGGGTGCTGGGTATGACGTTCTTCCCGTTGTTCGCTTTGGCAAACAGTTAGGATGGCATATTACTGTAGTTGATAACCGCCAACGGGAAGCAAGCCGAAAGCGTTTTCAAGAAGCCGATCGAGTTAAATTTTGTTCTCCTCAGGATGTATTAAAAAACATCGAGATAGATGAGCGTACTGTTGCTGTAGTTATGACTCATAATTATTTAGACGACCTGGAATTGCTGAGAGTGTTATTGCCTTCTGGCTTAAAATACTTAGGTGTACTTGGCCCTAAGAAAAGAACAGCCCGATTATTGCAAGAACTACAACAAGAAGGAGTTATCCCCACTCCACAACAGCAACAAAATTTATATAGTCCGGTGGGACTCGACATTGGGGCAGATAATTCCGAAGAGATTGCTCTGGCGATTATCGCCGAAATTCAAGCAGTAGCAGCAAAGCATCAAGGTGGTTTTTTAAGAAACCGCACTGTACCAATTCATGCTTCAATCAATAGTCAATAA
- a CDS encoding SUMF1/EgtB/PvdO family nonheme iron enzyme → MAILAQSPSTDPKGPASGSQRVVGGGSWHQTPNSWRSSFRKSYEPDYRGINIGFRLVMAAE, encoded by the coding sequence ATGGCGATACTTGCACAAAGCCCATCTACCGACCCTAAAGGACCAGCCAGCGGCAGCCAGCGCGTCGTGGGTGGTGGTAGTTGGCATCAAACCCCCAACAGTTGGCGCAGCTCTTTCCGCAAATCCTATGAACCGGATTATCGGGGTATCAACATCGGTTTTCGCCTAGTTATGGCAGCGGAGTAA